The genomic stretch CCAGGCACACGCGAGTGGCGATGGAGTACAGCCAGGTCCGTGGAGACGCACGGCCCTCGAACCGGTCCATCGCGCGCCAGGCGCGCACCATCGTCTCCTGGACGGCGTCGTCCGCCTCCGAGACAGAACCCAGCATGCGATAGCAATGGCCGATGAGCGCCGAGCGGTGCTCCTCAAAGGCGAATGCCTGCTTCCCAGAATCCGGAAGGTCCTTCATCAATGAGCTGTCTATCAGGCCCATCAGGTCATGTCAGGGGCTCGGACAGGCAGCCCCCGTGTCAATCCAAGCGCGGATGAGCTCACCAAATGCACGCTGAGTGCCTGGCACGGGCTCCAGGCCAGGACCTGGGTCCCAACCCCACCCCACCAGGACGTCCTCGGCCATGTGGTGATGCAGCGCGTCCAGGGACTTTCCGCCGTTTCGCGCGGGGTCCTTGAGCTGCTCGCAAATCTTCCCCAGGGGGACGCCCACCCACGCCATCTCCGCTGGCGCCAGTGCCCACTTCGGATTGCCAGGCACGCTCCGCAGCGTCGTGCCCACCAATGGCGTGTTCCGCGCCTGGTGGCACGAGGAGCAAGGCAGTCCGGGAGTGCCATGTCCCGTGGGCCCGCCCGTCACGGCGGGCACGTGCCGACGCCGGTCCATGCCCTGCCGGGGTACGCCATCGGCCGGGTGGCAGTTGACGCAGCGAGGGTGCGTTATCACACGCCCCGCCTCGACGAAGAGCGCGGCGGAGCGCTGCTTCTCATCCGTGATGGCGGCGAACGCGGACACGGGCTGGAGTGACAGCCCCACATCCTGCGCCGCCTGCGTTCCCGCGGCATCCGGTGCGCTCTTGGTGGACTTGCAGCCCACCCCCGAGATGACGGCGCCCAACACGATGATGGAGAGCCCCCGGTGTCTCATTCGCGCTCCAACTCTCTCAGGACGGCCTCTGCGGCGCGGCGGCCCGACACCAGCGCGCCGTCGATGGAGGCATTGTCCCGGTGGTCTCCACACACGAACAGTCCCGGTGACAGCCGCACCGGCCGGCGAGGCGGCTCCAACACCTCCGGAGGCTGCGCGGGCAGCGCGAGCGGAATCGCATAGGTGCGCAGGTGCCGCCATGCGGACACAGCCGGACCAAACCAGTCCGTCAACTCCGCGAGCACCTCGGCTTGCAGCGTGTCCAGGTCCGGCGTGGCGCCGACAACGGACACGGACACGAGCGCCTGTCCCCGAGGCGCATACGCCGGTGACACCTCGCTCATCACCGCCACGTTGTTCACCCGGCCCCGGCCCTCGCCATTGAGCAACAGCCACGGCCCTTCCACGGGCGGCTCCGGCGCGGCGAAGTAGAGGCACGTCACCCGGTTCATCACCGGTGGCACCATGCCCGGCAGCAGCCCCACCGCGCTCGCCGGGTCCGTGGCCACCACCACCGCCTTGGCGGCAATCAGCTCTCCGTCCGCCAGGCGAACGCGGTGTCCCCACACGTCCGCCACCGGCGCGCGCATCCGCAACAGGCCCGGAGGAAGGCGCGCCGACAGTTGCTCCGGAATGGCGCCCATCCCCGACTCCGGCACCGCCGCGTATCCGGATGAGAACATGCGGAAGACGAACTCCAGGAAGCGGCTGGACGTGGTCAGCTCCCGCTCCAGGAAGATGCCGGCGAAGAAGGGGCGTAGGAACGACTCACGCAGAGCCTCCGTGAAGCCCAGTTCGTCCAGGTAGCGCCGCGTCGTGCGTGACGGCCGCTGCCACACGTCCTCCACTTCACCGGAGAGCGCCAGCTGCCGCAGTTCCAGGATGCGCAGCTTGTCCCCGAACGTCCCCACGGGAGCGAACAGGTGCCCGAGCGCCTCCACGGGGCGGCGCAGCGGGTCCACGACCGTGTGCAACCTGCCCCCCCGCCACACCTTCGCGCCGGGGACGAACCTGCGCAACGACAGCGCCTCCAGGTCCAACGTGCGCCGGCCCTCCGGATACGCGGACAGGTACACCTGGAAGCCCCTGTCTAGCAGGAAGCCCTCATGGACATCCGTGCGAACCCTGCCCCCCGGTGCGTCACTTCCCTCTAGCAGCAACACCTTCACCCGTGACGCGACGAGCGCCCGCGCGCACGCCAACCCCGCGAGCCCCGCCCCGACGACGATGACCTCCGGATACGACACGCACGCTCCTCCACACGTCCTGCTCAAGAAAAGCGCCCACGCTCGCTTGATAAGCGTGGGAGGCGCAAGGGAGACTCGGATGCGGTTGCGGGCAACCGACACTTGATGCAGAAACACCGGCTGTTGCCCGTCACACCTGTGCAACCCGGCGCCGGAATGCTCCCGGCCCACAACACCCCTCGGAGCGAGAGAAAGCAGGTAGCCCCATGTTGATCGTGATGCGACCCGACGCGACGGCCCAGGACATCGAGCGTGTGAACGACGAGATCCGCCGCCGTGGTTGGCAACCGCACGCGATTCCAGGGGGCACTCGCACGGCCGTTGGCATCACCGGAAACCCGGGCGCGGTGGAACCGGAGCCCTTCCGCGTGCTCCCTGGCGTCGCTGACGCCGTGGCCATCTCCCAGCCGTTCAAGCTCGTCAGCCGAGAGGTGAAGCCGGACGACACGCAGCTGCGCATCGGCGACCTGACGATTGGCGGCTCGGCCTTCCACGTCATCGCCGGCCCGTGCTCGGTGGAGTCGCGCGAGCAGATTCTCTCCACCGCCCACGCGGTGAAGAAGGCGGGCGCCACCATGCTGCGTGGTGGAGCGTTCAAGCCGCGCACCAGCCCCTATGAGTTCCAGGGCCTCAAGGGTGACGGCCTGGCGCTGCTGGCCGAGGCGCGCCAGGAGACGGGCCTGCTCGTCACCACCGAGGTGAAGGACACCGCGACGCTCCAGGCCGTCGCCGACGCCACGGACATCCTCCAGATTGGCGCGCGCAACATGCAGAACTTCAGCCTGCTGGAGGCCGTGGGTGAGCTGCGCAAGCCCGTGATGCTCAAGCGTGGCATGAGCGCCACCATCAAGGAACTGCTGATGGCGGCCGAGTACATCGTCGCCCGCGGCAACACGCAGGTCATCCTCTGCGAGCGCGGCATCCGCACCTTCGAGACGATGACGCGCAACACGCTGGACCTCAACGCGGTGCCCATGCTGAAGGCGCTCTCGCACCTGCCCGTCTTCGTGGACCCGTCGCACGGCATCGGCGTGCGCAAGGCGGTGCCGGCGATGATGCGCGCGGCGACGGCGGTGGGGGCGGACGGCATCATCGTCGAGGTGCACCCCGACCCGCCGCGCGCGAAGTCGGACGGTGCCCAGTCGCTGGACTTCTCCGAGTTCGAGAAGTCCATGAACGAGGTCCGCGCCATCGCCCAGGCGATGGGCCGCGAAGTGGTCAGGCTGGGATAGGCCATGACACTCAAGGAAGCGCTGGGCAAGGTGGTGGGCCGGCGCGACCTCACCCGCGAGGAGATGACCCGCGTCATGGGTCTGATGCTCGCCGGGGAGGCTTCGCCTGCCCAGGTTGGCGCGCTGGCGACAGCGCTGAAGATGAAGGGTGAGACGGAGGATGAAATCCTCGGCGCGGCGGAGGCCATGCGGGCCTGCGCGGCGAAGCTGTCCCCGCGTGCCGACGTGGTGCTCGACACCTGCGGCACCGGCGGCGACGGCGCGCACACCTTCAACATCTCCACCGCGGTGGCCTTCGTGGCCGCCGGGGCCGGAGTGACGGTGGCCAAGCACGGCAACCGCGCGGTCTCCAGCCGCTGTGGCAGCGCGGACGTGCTGGCGGCGCTGGGCGTCTCCATGGAGCGTCCGCATGAGCGCGTGGCGCGGGACATCGACGAGCACGGCGTGGGCTTCCTCTTCGCGCCGTCCCACCATGGGGCCCTGCGGCACGTGGCGCAGGCGCGGCGGGACATGGGGTTCCACAGCGTGTTCAACCTGCTGGGGCCGCTGACGAACCCGGCGGGGGCGCGCTACCAGCTCCTGGGGACGTTCGACGGCAAGCGCGTGGAGCAGACGGCGCGCGTGCTGGGCCGGCTCGGCAGCCGCCGCGCGTGGGTGGTGCACGGCCATGACGGGCTGGATGAAATCTCCCCGTGCAGCGCCACGGAGGTCGCGGAGCTGCGCGAGGACGGCACGGTCCACACCTTCACGGTGTCGCCCCAGGACGCGGGGCTGGATGTGGTGCCTCGCGAGGCCATCGCGGGTGGCGACGCGGACGAGAACGCCCAGCGGCTGCGCGCGCTGCTGGACGGCGAGCGCTCGGGGCTGCGCACGGCGGTGCTGCTCAACGCGGCGGCGGCGCTCGTCGTCGTGGGACTGGCGGCGGACCTGCGTGACGGCGTGCGGAAGGCGGAGCAGGCCATCGACTCGGGCGCGGCCCGGAACAAGCTGTCGGCCCTCATCGAGGGGGCCTTGTCATGAGCACGACAGGAACGTTGGACCGCATCATGGCGCGCAAACGCCAGGAGCTGGCGGCGCGGCCTCCCATGGCGCCTCGCACCCGGCCCACGCCCCGCGACTTCGCCCAGGGGCTGGTGACCCACCGCTCCGGGCGGCGACTGAGCGTCATCGCGGAAGTGAAGCGCAAGAGCCCTTCAGGCGGGGATTTCCCCCACGCCGACGTGGTGGCGGTGGCCCGGGCCTATGAGGCCGCGGGCGCCAGCGCCATCAGCGTGCTGACGGATGGGCCGGACTTCGGCGGCGGCCTGGAGGACCTCGTGGCCGTGCGGGCGGCGGTGTCGCTGCCCGTGCTGCGCAAGGACTTCCTCGTGGCGGCGCGCGAGGTGGAGGAGAGCGCGATGTGGGGCGCGGACGCGGTGCTGCTCATCGCCGACGCGCTGGAGGATGGCGAGCTGCGGGAGATGGTCGCCACGGCGAAAGCGGTGGGCGTGGCCGCGCTGGTGGAGGCCCACACGGAGGCGCACGCCGAGCGCGCGCTGGCCGCGGGCGCGAAGCTGGTGGGCATCAACAACCGCGACCTCGCCACCCTGAAGACGGACACGGGCACGGCCCTGCGGGTGATGCCGAAGCTGCGCACCCGGGCCCGGGTGCTGGTGGCGGAGAGTGGCCTCAAGTCCCTGGCGGACCTGATGGCGGCGCAGGAAGCGGGAGCGGACGCCGTCCTGGTGGGCGAGTCCCTGCTTCGAGAGCCCGACCCCGGACACGCGCTGCGGCGGCTGCTCGGGGTGAAGGACGCGGCGCCATGAGTGTCCGTGTGAAGGTGTGCGGCGTCACGCGCCTGTCCGACGCGGTGGCCGCGTGGGAAGCAGGCGTGGACGCGCTGGGCCTCAACTTCTACCCGAAGTCGCCCCGCTACCTGGACCTCCCCACGGCGGCGGCCCTGGCACGTACGCGGCCGCCCCTGGGCACGGTGCTGGGCGTGTTCGTCAACGCGGCGCCGGACACCATCCGGGAGACGGTGCGCGCTTGTGGCCTCACGGCCGTGCAGCTCCATGGGGACGAGCCCCCGGAGGCCTGTTCGGGGTACGGCGTGCCCGTCATCAAGGCGCTGCGTGTCCTGGGTCCGGAAGACGTGGCCCGGGCTCGGACGTATGTGGGCGTAGGAGACGTCGCGGGGCTGCTGCTGGACGGCGCGGCCCCGGGATATGGCGGCGGCGGCGTGGGCTTTGACTGGTCGCTCGTCGCGGGGCTGGCGGGAAGTGGCCTGCCCGTGCTGGTGGCGGGAGGCCTGCGGCCCTCCAACGTGGCCGAGGCGGTACGCGCGACGCGGCCGTACGGCGTGGATGTGGCCAGCGGCGTGGAATCCGCCCCTGGCATCAAGGACGTGGAAGCGGTGCGCGCCTTCGTGCGCGCCGCGAAGTCCATCAACCTCTGGGAGTGACAGACATGACGACGGAGACTGCCGCCGGCCGCTTCGGGCGCTACGG from Myxococcus xanthus encodes the following:
- the trpD gene encoding anthranilate phosphoribosyltransferase, yielding MTLKEALGKVVGRRDLTREEMTRVMGLMLAGEASPAQVGALATALKMKGETEDEILGAAEAMRACAAKLSPRADVVLDTCGTGGDGAHTFNISTAVAFVAAGAGVTVAKHGNRAVSSRCGSADVLAALGVSMERPHERVARDIDEHGVGFLFAPSHHGALRHVAQARRDMGFHSVFNLLGPLTNPAGARYQLLGTFDGKRVEQTARVLGRLGSRRAWVVHGHDGLDEISPCSATEVAELREDGTVHTFTVSPQDAGLDVVPREAIAGGDADENAQRLRALLDGERSGLRTAVLLNAAAALVVVGLAADLRDGVRKAEQAIDSGAARNKLSALIEGALS
- a CDS encoding phosphoribosylanthranilate isomerase, which translates into the protein MSVRVKVCGVTRLSDAVAAWEAGVDALGLNFYPKSPRYLDLPTAAALARTRPPLGTVLGVFVNAAPDTIRETVRACGLTAVQLHGDEPPEACSGYGVPVIKALRVLGPEDVARARTYVGVGDVAGLLLDGAAPGYGGGGVGFDWSLVAGLAGSGLPVLVAGGLRPSNVAEAVRATRPYGVDVASGVESAPGIKDVEAVRAFVRAAKSINLWE
- a CDS encoding indole-3-glycerol phosphate synthase TrpC yields the protein MSTTGTLDRIMARKRQELAARPPMAPRTRPTPRDFAQGLVTHRSGRRLSVIAEVKRKSPSGGDFPHADVVAVARAYEAAGASAISVLTDGPDFGGGLEDLVAVRAAVSLPVLRKDFLVAAREVEESAMWGADAVLLIADALEDGELREMVATAKAVGVAALVEAHTEAHAERALAAGAKLVGINNRDLATLKTDTGTALRVMPKLRTRARVLVAESGLKSLADLMAAQEAGADAVLVGESLLREPDPGHALRRLLGVKDAAP
- a CDS encoding Isoquinoline 1-oxidoreductase subunit; translated protein: MRHRGLSIIVLGAVISGVGCKSTKSAPDAAGTQAAQDVGLSLQPVSAFAAITDEKQRSAALFVEAGRVITHPRCVNCHPADGVPRQGMDRRRHVPAVTGGPTGHGTPGLPCSSCHQARNTPLVGTTLRSVPGNPKWALAPAEMAWVGVPLGKICEQLKDPARNGGKSLDALHHHMAEDVLVGWGWDPGPGLEPVPGTQRAFGELIRAWIDTGAACPSP
- a CDS encoding NAD(P)/FAD-dependent oxidoreductase, producing the protein MSYPEVIVVGAGLAGLACARALVASRVKVLLLEGSDAPGGRVRTDVHEGFLLDRGFQVYLSAYPEGRRTLDLEALSLRRFVPGAKVWRGGRLHTVVDPLRRPVEALGHLFAPVGTFGDKLRILELRQLALSGEVEDVWQRPSRTTRRYLDELGFTEALRESFLRPFFAGIFLERELTTSSRFLEFVFRMFSSGYAAVPESGMGAIPEQLSARLPPGLLRMRAPVADVWGHRVRLADGELIAAKAVVVATDPASAVGLLPGMVPPVMNRVTCLYFAAPEPPVEGPWLLLNGEGRGRVNNVAVMSEVSPAYAPRGQALVSVSVVGATPDLDTLQAEVLAELTDWFGPAVSAWRHLRTYAIPLALPAQPPEVLEPPRRPVRLSPGLFVCGDHRDNASIDGALVSGRRAAEAVLRELERE
- the aroF gene encoding 3-deoxy-7-phosphoheptulonate synthase — its product is MLIVMRPDATAQDIERVNDEIRRRGWQPHAIPGGTRTAVGITGNPGAVEPEPFRVLPGVADAVAISQPFKLVSREVKPDDTQLRIGDLTIGGSAFHVIAGPCSVESREQILSTAHAVKKAGATMLRGGAFKPRTSPYEFQGLKGDGLALLAEARQETGLLVTTEVKDTATLQAVADATDILQIGARNMQNFSLLEAVGELRKPVMLKRGMSATIKELLMAAEYIVARGNTQVILCERGIRTFETMTRNTLDLNAVPMLKALSHLPVFVDPSHGIGVRKAVPAMMRAATAVGADGIIVEVHPDPPRAKSDGAQSLDFSEFEKSMNEVRAIAQAMGREVVRLG